One Camelina sativa cultivar DH55 chromosome 3, Cs, whole genome shotgun sequence genomic window carries:
- the LOC104779011 gene encoding agamous-like MADS-box protein AGL86: MRSGFKLSLIANNYSRKQSFKKRKAGITKKLHELTTLCGVKACAVICSPYENPVVWPSAEGVQEVVSKVMELPVENQCKYMFNHESYLRRQITKAEKQLKNLRSDNREAQLRQFMFDCLEGKMYQHRYDATDLQDLRSYIGGYIKKVDSRMKLVQIGESSSSSTLLLPSSVAGADSPAVEVTGHPVTEDASMVTDFNGFDGYFPYDGMTMNPIPNQHESLVQHHVPVGSVQHHTLMNFDDQIQHGLYDMNLHQDMSLDPVQPSYPQGSFMNLLMGHPQQIGYDEEHAHNPLMNGNSHQLSTMDFATTGNMPSINTNTIAGVYAPDDINGLSSEDVDF, encoded by the coding sequence atgAGGTCGGGGTTTAAGTTATCGCTCATAGCTAACAACTACTCGAGGAAACAATCATTCAAGAAGAGGAAGGCAGGGATAACGAAGAAACTCCATGAGCTCACGACTCTCTGTGGTGTGAAAGCCTGTGCGGTAATCTGCAGCCCGTACGAGAATCCGGTGGTGTGGCCGTCAGCGGAAGGCGTCCAAGAGGTGGTTTCGAAGGTTATGGAGTTACCGGTGGAAAATCAGTGCAAGTATATGTTTAATCACGAGAGCTATTTGCGTCGCCAAATCACCAAAGCAGAGAAGCAACTGAAAAATCTGCGTAGTGATAACCGAGAGGCTCAGCTTAGACAATTTATGTTTGATTGTCTCGAAGGCAAGATGTATCAGCACCGTTATGATGCAACGGACCTTCAAGATCTGAGATCTTATATTGGTGGCTATATCAAGAAGGTTGATTCCAGGATGAAGCTGGTGCAGATTGGTGagtcctcctcttcctccactctccttcttccttcttcagttGCTGGTGCAGATTCTCCTGCTGTTGAGGTTACTGGTCATCCTGTTACTGAGGATGCATCTATGGtaactgattttaatggatttgatgGTTATTTTCCTTATGACGGTATGACTATGAATCCGATTCCGAATCAGCATGAGTCGTTGGTTCAACACCATGTTCCTGTTGGCTCGGTTCAACACCATACTCTCATGAATTTTGATGATCAAATTCAACATGGACTCTATGATATGAATTTGCACCAGGATATGAGTTTGGATCCAGTTCAGCCTTCGTATCCACAGGGATCATTCATGAATCTCTTGATGGGACATCCTCAACAAATTGGTTATGATGAAGAGCATGCTCACAACCCTCTTATGAACGGCAACTCTCACCAGCTATCAACCATGGATTTTGCTACAACTGGTAACATGCCTTccatcaacaccaacaccatTGCGGGTGTTTATGCTCCTGATGACATCAATGGTCTTTCATCAGAAGATGTGGATTTCTAA
- the LOC104779012 gene encoding agamous-like MADS-box protein AGL86: MRSKLKLSLIANNYLRKQRFKRRKEGITKKLHEFTTLCGVKACAVICSPYENPVLWPSAEGVQEVVSKVMELPVEDQCKKMFNHESYLRREITKAEKQVEKLRSDNRETQLRQFMFDCLEGKMNQHPYDATDLQDLRSYIGSYIKKLDFRMKVLTEENGESSSSTLLLPSSVAGADSPAVEVTGHPGVADASMVTDFNGFDGYFPYDGMTMNPIPNQHESLVQHHVPVGSVQHHVPVGSVQHHTPMNLDDQIQHGIYDMNLHQDMSLDPNQYPYPQGSFMNLLLGHPQEMGYDGEHAHIPFVNDNYHQLPTIDLATTEQMGYDKEHESLVQHHVPVGSVQHHVPVGSAEYHTPMNFDDQIQHGIYDMNLHQDMSLDPVQPSYPQGSFMNLLMGHPQQMGYDEEHAHNPLMNGNYHQLPTMDFASTGHMPSINTNTIAGVYAPDDINGL, from the coding sequence atgAGGTCGAAGTTGAAGTTATCGCTCATAGCTAACAACTACTTGAGGAAACAAAGATTCAAGAGGAGGAAGGAAGGGATAACGAAGAAACTCCATGAGTTCACGACTCTCTGCGGTGTGAAAGCCTGTGCGGTCATCTGCAGCCCGTACGAGAATCCGGTGTTGTGGCCATCAGCGGAAGGCGTCCAAGAGGTGGTTTCAAAGGTTATGGAGTTACCGGTGGAAGATCAGTGCAAGAAAATGTTTAATCACGAGAGCTATTTGCGTCGCGAAATCACCAAAGCAGAGAAGCAAGTGGAAAAGCTGCGTAGTGATAACCGAGAGACTCAGCTTAGACAATTTATGTTTGATTGTCTCGAAGGCAAGATGAATCAGCACCCGTATGATGCAACGGACCTTCAAGATCTGAGATCTTATATTGGTAGCTATATCAAGAAGCTTGATTTCAGGATGAAGGTCCTTACAGAAGAAAATGGTGAGTCCTCTTCCTCCActctgcttcttccttcttcagttGCTGGTGCAGATTCTCCTGCTGTTGAGGTTACTGGTCATCCTGGTGTTGCGGATGCATCTATGGtaactgattttaatggatttgatgGTTATTTTCCTTATGACGGTATGACTATGAATCCGATTCCGAATCAGCATGAGTCGTTGGTTCAACACCATGTTCCTGTTGGCTCGGTTCAACACCATGTTCCTGTTGGCTCGGTTCAACACCATACTCCCATGAATCTTGATGATCAGATTCAACATGGAATCTACGATATGAATTTGCACCAGGATATGAGTTTGGATCCAAATCAGTATCCATATCCACAGGGATCATTTATGAATCTGTTGCTGGGACATCCTCAAGAAATGGGTTATGATGGAGAACATGCCCATATCCCTTTCGTGAACGACAACTATCACCAGTTACCAACCATTGATCTTGCTACAACTGAACAAATGGGTTATGATAAAGAGCATGAATCGTTGGTTCAACACCATGTTCCTGTTGGCTCGGTTCAACACCATGTTCCTGTTGGGTCGGCTGAATACCATACTCCCATGAATTTTGATGATCAGATTCAACATGGAATCTATGATATGAATTTGCACCAGGATATGAGTTTGGATCCAGTTCAGCCTTCGTATCCACAGGGATCATTCATGAATCTCTTGATGGGGCATCCTCAACAAATGGGTTATGATGAAGAGCATGCTCACAACCCTCTTATGAACGGCAACTATCACCAGCTACCAACCATGGATTTTGCTTCAACTGGTCACATGCCTTccatcaacaccaacaccatTGCGGGTGTTTATGCTCCGGATGACATCAATGGTCTTTAA